In one window of Lampris incognitus isolate fLamInc1 chromosome 3, fLamInc1.hap2, whole genome shotgun sequence DNA:
- the LOC130109049 gene encoding uncharacterized protein LOC130109049: MTPVLCQITPRPNTTPQNHAPVPRPNTTPQNHAPVPRPNTPPQYHAPVPRPSTTPQYHAPVPRPKTTPQYHAPIPRPNTTPQYHDPKPRPSTTPQHHDPIPRPKTTPQYHAPTPRPNTKPQYHDPIPRPKTMPQYHDPIPRPSTTTQYHAPVPRPNTTTQHHDPIPSPSTTTQYHAPIPRPSTTPQYHAPIPRPSTTLQYHAPVPRPNTTPQYQAPVPRPNTTPQYQTQTPRPSTTTQYHAPKPYPSTTPRNHAPIPNPNTTPRHHTPTP, translated from the coding sequence ATGACTCCAGTTCTGTGCCAGATCACACCACGACCCAATACCACGCCCCAAAACCACGCCCCAGTACCACGACCCAATACCACGCCCCAAAACCACGCCCCAGTACCACGACCCAATACCCCTCCCCAGTACCACGCCCCAGTACCACGACCCAGTACCACGCCCCAGTACCACGCCCCAGTACCACGACCCAAAACCACGCCCCAGTACCACGCCCCAATACCACGCCCCAACACCACGCCCCAGTACCACGACCCAAAACCACGCCCCAGTACCACGCCCCAACACCACGACCCAATACCACGCCCTAAAACCACGCCCCAGTACCACGCCCCAACACCACGACCCAATACCAAGCCCCAGTACCACGACCCAATACCACGCCCCAAAACCATGCCCCAGTACCACGACCCAATACCACGCCCCAGTACCACGACCCAATACCACGCCCCAGTACCACGCCCTAACACCACGACCCAACACCACGACCCAATACCAAGCCCCAGTACCACGACCCAATACCACGCCCCAATACCACGCCCCAGTACCACGCCCCAATACCACGCCCCAATACCACGCCCCAGTACCACGCTCCAATACCACGCCCCAGTACCACGACCCAATACCACGCCCCAATACCAAGCCCCAGTACCACGCCCCAATACCACGCCCCAGTACCAAACCCAAACACCACGCCCCAGTACCACGACCCAATACCACGCCCCAAAACCATACCCCAGTACCACACCCCGAAACCACGCCCCAATACCAAACCCAAACACCACGCCCCGACACCACACCCCAACACcctga